Proteins encoded within one genomic window of Empedobacter falsenii:
- a CDS encoding o-succinylbenzoate synthase — MKASFKPYILKFKNPSGTSRGVLTEKLTYLFTLEEDGKEYVGECGLFKGLSFDDRPDYEEKLQWVCDNIDLGVDELWRELREWPSIQFGIEQAFQSMFANRYNENYTDKLNPDMYESAFSTGDQGIQTNGLIWMGSIDFMREQIKEKLAIGFNCIKLKIGVDWENEHKIIQQLRQDFSADQLELRVDANGGFTFEEAKGVLQQLADLKIHSIEQPIKAGQVELMAELCAATPTPIALDEELIGIVHQEDKFKLLEQIKPQYIILKPSLVGGIRGSLEWINAADTYEIPFWITSALESNIGLNAIAQWTAILYPEMPQGLGTGGLFTNNFPSRLELRGEYLFRNKLA, encoded by the coding sequence ATGAAAGCAAGTTTTAAACCTTATATTTTGAAATTCAAAAATCCAAGCGGTACTTCGCGCGGCGTTTTGACAGAGAAATTGACCTATCTTTTTACATTAGAAGAAGATGGGAAAGAATATGTTGGTGAATGTGGATTGTTTAAAGGATTGAGTTTTGATGATCGTCCTGATTATGAAGAAAAATTGCAATGGGTTTGTGACAATATTGACTTAGGAGTTGATGAATTGTGGCGTGAATTGCGTGAATGGCCTTCGATTCAGTTTGGTATAGAGCAGGCTTTTCAGAGTATGTTTGCGAATCGTTACAATGAAAATTATACAGATAAATTGAATCCTGATATGTATGAATCAGCTTTTTCGACAGGTGATCAAGGTATTCAAACTAATGGTTTAATTTGGATGGGTTCGATTGATTTTATGCGCGAACAAATCAAAGAAAAATTAGCGATTGGTTTCAACTGTATCAAGCTGAAAATTGGTGTTGATTGGGAAAATGAGCATAAGATTATTCAACAATTAAGACAAGATTTTTCTGCAGATCAATTAGAATTAAGAGTAGACGCGAACGGAGGTTTTACGTTTGAGGAAGCAAAAGGGGTGTTGCAACAATTGGCTGATTTAAAAATACATTCGATTGAACAACCTATCAAAGCAGGACAAGTAGAGTTGATGGCAGAGTTATGCGCTGCTACACCAACACCAATCGCTTTGGACGAAGAATTAATCGGAATTGTTCATCAAGAAGATAAATTCAAATTATTAGAACAAATCAAACCGCAATATATTATTTTAAAACCAAGTTTGGTTGGCGGAATTAGAGGTTCGTTGGAATGGATTAATGCAGCAGATACATACGAAATCCCGTTTTGGATAACATCAGCTTTGGAAAGTAATATAGGCTTAAACGCTATTGCACAATGGACAGCTATTTTATACCCAGAAATGCCACAAGGATTGGGAACAGGCGGTTTGTTTACAAACAATTTCCCAAGTCGATTAGAATTAAGAGGAGAATATTTATTTCGAAACAAATTAGCATGA
- a CDS encoding DUF4240 domain-containing protein, giving the protein MDFLDDLFNSSTLPTERISRMLEEDLFWQIIENSLLNANNLQDQEKALEQELEDLTAEDIIGFQLRLEFYSYSLHSPEIWCAACIMNDDTDPTHFYYFKNWIISQGQELFEKAILNPDNLADYFNEGFNEDDLYEFEDFHLIADDVFYEKFEHKIIDFVDKECFKFYTEKSPKPDFDWDDENLTNLQIICPRLFKVFIEDYSPDDDEMEDDFDDEDEFL; this is encoded by the coding sequence ATGGATTTTTTAGATGATTTGTTTAACTCTTCAACCCTTCCCACAGAGCGCATTTCGCGTATGCTCGAAGAAGATTTGTTTTGGCAAATTATAGAAAATTCTTTGCTCAATGCCAATAATTTGCAAGATCAAGAAAAGGCTTTGGAGCAAGAATTAGAAGATCTAACTGCCGAGGACATTATTGGGTTTCAACTTCGATTAGAGTTCTATTCGTATTCATTACATTCGCCTGAAATATGGTGTGCTGCTTGTATTATGAATGACGATACAGATCCTACGCATTTCTATTATTTCAAAAATTGGATTATTTCGCAAGGACAAGAATTGTTTGAAAAGGCAATTTTGAATCCTGATAATTTAGCCGATTATTTTAACGAAGGCTTTAACGAAGATGATTTATATGAATTTGAAGATTTTCATTTAATCGCTGATGATGTTTTCTACGAAAAATTTGAACACAAAATTATTGATTTTGTAGACAAAGAATGTTTTAAATTTTATACCGAAAAATCTCCAAAACCTGATTTTGATTGGGATGACGAAAATTTAACCAATTTACAAATCATTTGCCCAAGATTATTCAAAGTTTTTATAGAAGATTATTCTCCAGACGACGACGAAATGGAAGATGATTTTGATGATGAAGACGAGTTTTTGTAG
- a CDS encoding tetratricopeptide repeat protein: MDYNKLFNDIFFLILDDEMDENQYPIWKSFSFIHNPIQQLIKAQDLLNQLLHEYPKDKKALFLKGVVQRNLNFNEESILYLLEAKKEDYYLYAANFYIAEYYIHKLKFEEAQKYLKEIEIVYPTNQRFLFLSILVSLELFEFDEAKRYLNILYQLVEDKQVLELLSKNLQITEEIVLKTTNRLVLKNFKLRSFNYNLQLKTNLIAFYKNFADIGVNFNGINCFIMALTLKQITLYPTFHNLELYNVQTILDYIDVDKKGVQMRLEDIDFEHDFVKNYHEYLEVEILLKED; encoded by the coding sequence GTGGATTACAATAAACTTTTTAATGATATTTTTTTCTTGATTCTTGACGACGAGATGGATGAGAATCAATATCCCATTTGGAAAAGTTTTTCGTTTATTCACAATCCGATTCAGCAATTAATTAAGGCACAAGATTTATTAAATCAGTTGCTACACGAATATCCAAAAGATAAAAAAGCACTTTTTCTGAAAGGAGTTGTTCAGCGCAATTTAAACTTCAACGAAGAGTCGATTTTGTATCTTTTAGAAGCAAAAAAGGAAGATTATTACTTGTATGCGGCGAATTTCTACATTGCCGAATATTATATTCATAAATTGAAATTTGAGGAAGCACAAAAGTATTTGAAAGAAATAGAAATTGTGTATCCTACCAATCAACGATTTCTTTTCTTATCAATTTTAGTGAGTTTGGAATTGTTTGAATTTGATGAAGCTAAACGATATTTGAATATTTTGTATCAATTGGTTGAGGATAAACAAGTTTTAGAATTATTGAGTAAAAATCTTCAGATCACAGAAGAAATTGTCTTGAAAACGACGAATCGATTGGTCTTAAAAAATTTCAAGTTGAGAAGTTTTAATTATAATCTTCAGCTCAAAACAAATTTGATTGCTTTTTATAAGAATTTCGCTGATATCGGGGTTAATTTTAATGGAATCAATTGTTTTATTATGGCACTTACCTTAAAGCAAATTACGTTGTATCCTACGTTTCATAATCTTGAACTTTATAATGTTCAAACGATTTTAGATTACATTGATGTTGATAAAAAAGGCGTGCAAATGCGCTTAGAAGACATTGATTTTGAACATGATTTTGTCAAAAATTACCACGAATATTTAGAAGTAGAGATTTTATTGAAAGAGGATTAG
- a CDS encoding T6SS immunity protein Tdi1 domain-containing protein: MLTTINENWKWKGVNAIKIIDQNDFGNIIFQNIDNSIWRICPEELECIKIAINLEDFNSLKLDNDFIIDWNFEHLVNKCKEEIGNLELNEKYYLIIPAILGGKYETSNISKINFEELISISADLAFQVNNLANGQRIIFKTLNK; encoded by the coding sequence ATGTTAACAACAATCAACGAAAATTGGAAATGGAAAGGCGTAAATGCTATCAAAATAATTGATCAAAATGATTTTGGAAATATTATTTTTCAAAACATTGATAATTCAATTTGGAGAATCTGCCCAGAAGAATTAGAATGTATAAAAATAGCAATCAATTTAGAAGATTTTAATAGTTTAAAATTAGATAATGATTTTATTATTGATTGGAATTTTGAACATTTAGTAAATAAATGCAAGGAAGAAATTGGTAATTTAGAACTAAATGAAAAATATTATTTAATAATTCCGGCTATTCTCGGAGGCAAATACGAAACTTCTAATATAAGTAAGATTAATTTCGAGGAATTAATAAGTATTTCAGCTGATTTAGCTTTTCAAGTAAATAATTTAGCAAATGGTCAAAGAATTATTTTCAAAACATTAAATAAATAA
- a CDS encoding DUF1684 domain-containing protein encodes MNKIIIAFFATIVLMSCQTTKKTIDLAAIQKYQTELATFYTDPKTTPLVDEEKTNFKGITFFPISEKYIVKAKFTPIKDGKVIPFPTSAKKIKNYKEYGTVTFMLDNVEQTLTVYQSSPIMEKYADSLFLPFMDETNGVTSYGGGRYLDLTTKDLGTKANEITLDFNQVYNPYCAYSKHYNCPIPPANNVLDVEINAGVSYHK; translated from the coding sequence ATGAATAAAATAATTATCGCATTTTTTGCAACAATCGTTTTAATGAGTTGTCAAACGACAAAAAAAACAATTGATTTAGCTGCGATCCAAAAATATCAAACCGAATTGGCTACTTTTTATACTGATCCTAAAACGACGCCATTGGTAGACGAAGAAAAAACGAATTTCAAAGGAATTACATTTTTTCCGATTAGCGAAAAATATATTGTGAAAGCGAAATTTACGCCAATCAAAGATGGAAAGGTGATTCCGTTTCCTACTTCTGCGAAGAAAATCAAAAATTACAAAGAATACGGAACGGTGACATTTATGTTGGATAATGTTGAACAAACGTTGACGGTTTATCAATCTTCTCCAATTATGGAGAAATATGCTGACAGTTTGTTTTTACCTTTTATGGACGAAACAAACGGCGTGACGTCTTATGGAGGCGGACGTTATTTGGATTTGACAACAAAAGATTTGGGTACAAAAGCCAATGAAATAACGTTGGATTTTAACCAAGTGTACAATCCTTATTGTGCATATAGCAAACATTACAATTGTCCGATTCCGCCAGCTAATAATGTGTTGGATGTCGAAATTAATGCAGGTGTAAGTTATCATAAATAG
- a CDS encoding AMP-binding protein: MLYLDFSQPNFDVNAIQFTNEFEQSVKDFLVEWFSDSEVMIAHTSGSTGTPKEIILTKENMRKSANMTGKYLQLEKGNSALLVMPVTYIAGKLMLIRAVEIGLKLICMQPTSHISLDEINRGISQNFTSIDFVALTPMQVENSLDFVSRCQKLIIGGAPLSVKVKQELFAFENEVYETYAMTETITHIAFKQVANQKYPNAEQFFEAFDEVNISQDERGCLVIDTPYDGLQVVTNDVVEIIDQRKFNWIGRADNVINSGGIKLFPEQIENKLKSFINSDFYITSKTDELLGQKLILVVEGEERSLDFSSADLTKYQQPKEIVFIDQFPRTESGKVKRQQF, from the coding sequence ATGTTGTATTTAGATTTTTCTCAACCTAATTTTGATGTCAACGCTATTCAATTTACCAATGAATTTGAGCAGTCGGTTAAAGATTTTTTGGTTGAATGGTTTTCTGATTCTGAGGTGATGATTGCGCATACTTCTGGCTCAACAGGAACTCCGAAAGAGATTATTTTGACCAAAGAAAATATGCGAAAAAGTGCGAATATGACGGGGAAATATTTGCAGTTAGAAAAAGGAAATTCAGCTTTATTGGTGATGCCTGTTACTTATATTGCTGGAAAATTGATGTTGATTCGTGCAGTAGAAATCGGATTGAAATTGATTTGTATGCAACCAACTTCGCATATTTCTTTGGATGAAATTAATCGTGGAATTTCGCAAAATTTTACCTCGATTGATTTTGTTGCGTTAACGCCTATGCAAGTCGAAAATTCGTTAGATTTTGTTTCAAGATGTCAGAAGTTAATCATAGGAGGAGCGCCTCTTTCGGTGAAAGTGAAACAAGAATTGTTTGCTTTTGAGAACGAAGTCTATGAAACGTATGCGATGACGGAGACGATTACGCATATTGCGTTTAAACAAGTTGCAAATCAAAAATATCCTAATGCAGAACAATTTTTTGAAGCGTTTGATGAGGTAAATATTTCGCAAGATGAACGCGGTTGTTTGGTGATTGATACGCCTTATGACGGTTTGCAAGTTGTAACGAATGATGTGGTTGAAATCATCGATCAACGTAAATTTAACTGGATTGGAAGAGCGGATAATGTGATTAATTCGGGTGGAATAAAATTATTTCCTGAACAAATAGAAAATAAGCTGAAATCGTTCATTAATTCTGATTTTTATATCACTTCAAAAACGGATGAATTATTAGGCCAGAAATTAATTTTAGTTGTGGAAGGAGAGGAGAGGAGCTTGGATTTTTCTTCCGCAGATTTAACTAAATACCAACAACCGAAAGAAATTGTTTTTATCGATCAATTTCCACGAACTGAAAGTGGAAAAGTAAAAAGACAACAGTTTTAG